Genomic window (Candidatus Dependentiae bacterium):
ATTTTTTATAAAAAATTTTATAAATTATCCCCAATTACCCGAAATACTCCGCGAAAATCTCTTTCAGTTTGCATAGGTTCTATAAGAACATCATCAACTTTTGATTTAGGACTACCCTGATAAATAAAATCTAATAAGTCATCCAATTTATCCTGCCCACCACAAACAAATATAATAACCGATCCATCATGCTGATTCTGAATAGTTCCT
Coding sequences:
- a CDS encoding acylphosphatase; the protein is MKRCVKIRVIGKVQAVGYRHFIQNQAEKLMIEGTIQNQHDGSVIIFVCGGQDKLDDLLDFIYQGSPKSKVDDVLIEPMQTERDFRGVFRVIGDNL